Proteins found in one Salvia splendens isolate huo1 chromosome 10, SspV2, whole genome shotgun sequence genomic segment:
- the LOC121751065 gene encoding vacuolar protein sorting-associated protein 55 homolog, producing the protein MADLPHHLRSCFQSGKLALLAVLVSGGIVLQILACALYNNWWPMLTVLMYVLLPMPLLFFAGSNASSLYTESSSGWIDATKFMTGASVVGSIAIPVILKHAGVIGWGALAMELSSFFIFGMAILCFLGTSDNDAYSML; encoded by the exons ATGGCAGACCTGCCTCATCATTTGAGATCTTGCTTCCAGTCTGGGAAACTTGCCTTGTTAGCAGTTCTTGTCTCAGGGGGGATTGTGCTACAAATACTG GCTTGTGCTTTATACAATAATTGGTGGCCAATGTTAACAG TTTTAATGTATGTACTTCTACCGATGCCTTTACTCTTCTTTGCTGGGTCCAATGCCTCTTCCCTTTATACTGAATCAAGCAGTGg TTGGATAGATGCTACTAAGTTTATGACTGGTGCTTCAGTAGTTGGTAGCATTGCCATACCAGTTATTCTCAAGCATGCTGGTGTAATTGGTTGGGGAGCATTAGCAATGGAGCTTTCATCCTTTTTTATATTTGGTATGGCCATTTTGTGTTTTCTTGGGACGAGCGACAATGATGCGTACAGTATGTTGTAA
- the LOC121751923 gene encoding CHD3-type chromatin-remodeling factor PICKLE-like: MSSLVERLRVRSDRRPIYTLDESDDEGDFVKKRPGVGPSSDNFERFQRPDVKEGLCQSCGKDDDLWSCETCTYSYHAKCLLPVSREGPPPSSWKCPECVGHLNELDKILDCEMRPSTVSDSDASELGSNQVMMKHYLVKWKGRSYLHCVWVPEKEFVKAYKSNPRLRTKVNNFHRQASSSNNADDECVAIRPDWTTVDRIISCREVEHGKEYLVKWKELPYDECSWELESDISSFHSEIENYEKRQTRKVSAGKQKSSLHDAMEIKNRPKDFQQYESSPDFLSGGSLHPYQLEGLNFLRFAWSKQTHVILADEMGLGKTIQSIAFLASLYEENISSPHLVVAPLSTLRNWEREFATWAPHMNVVMYVGASQARAVIREYEFYYPKNHKKNKKKKSGQSVSESRHDRIKFDVLLTSYEMINMDSTSLKPIKWECMIVDEGHRLKNKDSKLFSSLKQYSTRHRVLLTGTPLQNNLDELFMLMHFLDAGKFASLEDFQEEFKDINQEEQISRLHKMLAPHLLRRVKKDVMKELPPKKELILRVELSSMQKEYYKAILTRNYQILTRKGGAQISLINVVMELRKLCCHPFMLEGVEPEDNNEFNKQLLESSGKLQLLDKMMLKLKEEGHRVLIYSQFQHMLDLLEDYCNYRKWTYERIDGKVGGAERQIRIDRFNAKNSSRFCFLLSTRAGGLGINLATADTVIIYDSDWNPHADLQAMARAHRLGQTNKVMIYRLITRGTIEERMMQLTKKKMVLEHLVVGRLKAQNINQEELDDIIRYGSMELFADDNDESVKSRQIHYDDTAIDRLLNRDQIEEEEALLDDEEEDGFLKAFKVANFEYVDEAEMAEEEVPDPPSESKASVNPERASFWEDLLRDKYEVQKVEEFNAMGKGKRSRKQMVSVEEDDLAGLEDVSSDGEDDNYEAELTDNETATVGAAAVKKSYRKRSRDTSEKLPLMEGEGRYLRVLGFNQSQRAVFVQILMRFGVGEYDWTEFAARLKQKSYDEISDYGRLFLHHICEDINDSPTFSDNVPKEGLRIEDVLVRIGTLSLIRDKLKVLSDGSGSSVFKDDIISRYPGLKGGRVWKDHHDKLLLRAVMKHGYGRWQAIVDDKDLRIQEVICQELNLPFINTPAPGATQVQNAMGTSQAQASASGVPPLQVSNPGISQSTNGVNSEHAEAPGNEAKGTTAGSEATPDIAHGATDTTSRSQLFQDQSMLYHFREMQRRQVEFIKKRVLLLEKGLNAELQRAYYADEKPNGVPNEETPRKVKETETPCSEAFDTKMIDPLPEVEIISSTEISECACDTTQERLAMARLFNEMTMILKDNVLDSGEASSESRKKLKEMSEEITQILRVVDGSQAMDVDQSNAGADAEAVESIGNGNAGADAEAVESIGNGSDHVETEEKSNPQATH; the protein is encoded by the exons ATGTCGAGCTTGGTGGAGAGATTGCGGGTTCGATCCGATCGGAGGCCCATTTACACCCTCGACGAGTCCGACGACGAGGGTGATTTCGTGAAGAAGAGACCGGGGGTCGGTCCTTCGTCAGATAATTTCGAGAGATTCCAACGCCCCGATGTG aaAGAAGGTTTATGTCAAAGTTGTGGAAAAGACGATGATCTTTGGAGCTGTGAAACATGTACCTATTCATATCATGCCAAATGCTTGCTTCCAGTTTCAAGAGAAGGTCCTCCTCCTAGCAGCTGGAAATGTCCTGAATGT GTGGGCCATCTGAATGAACTTGATAAGATACTTGACTGTGAGATGCGCCCAAGCACTGTTAGTGACAGTGATGCATCCGAGCTCGGATCTAATCAAGTTATGATGAAACATTATTTAGTAAAATGGAAAGGAAGGTCCTACCTCCATTGCGTATG GGTACCTGAGAAGGAATTTGTGAAGGCATACAAGTCTAATCCTCGATTAAGAACTAAAGTGAACAACTTCCACAGACAAGCTTCTTCATCTAATAACGCTGATGATGAGTGTGTTGCCATCAGGCCGGACTGGACAACGGTGGATCGGATTATTTCTTGCAG GGAAGTAGAACATGGGAAAGAATATCTTGTGAAGTGGAAGGAGCTTCCATATGATGAATGCTCTTGGGAACTGGAATCTGATATTTCATCCTTCCATAGTGAAATTGAGAACTATGAAAAACGTCAGACTCGAAAGGTATCTGCAGGAAAACAGAAGAGCAGCCTTCATGATGCCATGGAAATTAAAAATAGACCGAAAGATTTTCAGCAGTATGAGAGCAGTCCTGATTTCCTCTCTGGAG GTTCTTTGCACCCATATCAGCTTGAAGGACTTAATTTCTTACGTTTTGCTTGGTCCAAACAGACCCATGTGATACTTGCTGATGAAATGGGACTTG GCAAAACAATACAGAGTATTGCCTTCTTAGCATCTCTTTATGAGGAGAATATATCTTCTCCTCATCTTGTGGTTGCTCCTCTCTCAACATTGAGGAATTGGGAACGTGAGTTTGCCACATGGGCTCCTCACATGAATGTT GTGATGTATGTTGGCGCTTCTCAAGCACGTGCAGTGATAAGGGAATATGAATTTTACTATCCCAAAAATCAcaagaagaacaagaaaaagaaaagtggtCAATCTGTCAGTGAAAGCAGACACGATCGAATAAAATTTGATGTGCTTCTGACATCCTATGAAATGATCAATATGGATTCAACATCTTTGAAGCCTATTAAATGGGAATGCATG ATTGTTGATGAAGGCCATAGGCTTAAAAACAAGGACTCTAAATTGTTTTCTTCATTGAAACAATACTCCACCAGACATCGTGTCCTGCTCACTGGCACACCTCTTCAG AACAACTTAGATGAGCTTTTCATGCTCATGCATTTCCTTGATGCTGGGAAG TTTGCAAGCTTAGAGGATTTCCAGGAGGAGTTCAAGGATATTAATCAGGAGGAACAAATATCTAGGCTTCATAAGATGTTAGCTCCACATCTCCTCAGAA GAGTGAAGAAGGATGTCATGAAGGAGCTGCCCCCTAAAAAGGAGCTAATACTTCGTGTTGAGTTGAGTAGCATGCAGAAGGAGTACTACAAAGCAATCTTGACTCGTAATTATCAGATACTTACTCGCAAAGGAGGTGCCCAG ATTTCCCTTATAAATGTGGTCATGGAACTGCGCAAGCTTTGCTGTCATCCCTTTATGTTGGAGGGCGTTGAACCAGAAGATAATAATGAGTTTAACAA GCAGTTGTTGGAATCCTCTGGGAAATTGCAACTATTGGACAAGATGATGTTAAAACTTAAAGAGGAGGGCCACAGAGTTCTGATATATTCTCAATTCCAGCATATGTTGGACTTGCTAGAAGATTACTGTAACTATCGG aAATGGACTTATGAGAGGATTGATGGAAAAGTTGGTGGAGCCGAAAGACAAATTCGCATAGATAGGTTCAATGCAAAGAATTCATCAAGATTTTGTTTTCTGTTATCAACTAGAGCTGGGGGTCTAGGGATTAACCTTGCTACTGCTGACACAGTCATTATATATGACAG CGACTGGAATCCTCATGCAGATCTGCAGGCGATGGCAAGAGCTCACCGTCTTGGCCAAACCAACAAG GTTATGATTTACAGGCTAATAACACGAGGAACCATTGAAGAAAGGATGATGCAATTGACCAAAAAGAAAATGGTTTTGGAGCATCTAGTTGTTGGAAGGCTTAAAGCTCAAAACATTAACCAG GAAGAATTAGATGACATTATCAGGTATGGCTCAATGGAGTTATTTGCTGATGATAACGATGAATCAGTAAAATCTCGTCAAATTCATTACGACGATACTGCAATTGATCG ATTACTTAACCGGGATCAAATTGAAGAGGAAGAGGCATTGTTAGACGATGAAGAGGAGGATGGATTTCTAAAAGCTTTTAAG GTAGCCAACTTCGAGTATGTTGATGAAGCGGAAATGGCAGAAGAGGAGGTACCTGATCCACCATCTGAAAGTAAAGCCTCTGTAAATCCTGAACGTGCAAGCTTCTGGGAAGATCTGTTGCGAGATAAATACGAAGTGCAGAAAGTAGAAGAATTTAATGCTATGGGCAAGGGAAAGAGGAGCCGCAAGCAG ATGGTAtctgttgaagaagatgacCTTGCTGGTTTAGAAGATGTAAGTTCTGACGGGGAAGATGATAATTATGAGGCTGAGTTAACAGATAATGAGACAGCTACAGTTGGAGCTGCTGCTGTAAAGAAATCCTACAGAAAAAGATCACGTG ACACTTCAGAAAAGCTTCCTCTCATGGAGGGCGAAGGAAGATACCTTCGAGTACTTGGGTTTAACCAGAGTCAGAGGGCTGTGTTTGTCCAAATTTTGATGAG GTTTGGTGTTGGAGAATATGATTGGACAGAGTTTGCCGCACGTCTAAAGCAGAAGTCTTATGATGAAATTAGCGA TTACGGGAGACTTTTCTTGCATCACATATGCGAAGATATAAACGACTCCCCTACATTTTCAG ACAATGTACCAAAAGAGGGACTAAGAATAGAGGATGTACTCGTGAGAATAGGAACACTATCTCTCATCAGGGACAAA TTAAAGGTGTTATCAGATGGCTCAGGCTCTAGTGTTTTCAAGGATGATATCATATCCCGCTATCCAGGATTGAAAGGAGGGAGAGTTTGGAAGGATCACCATGATAAGTTGCTTTTGCGAGCAGTAATGAA GCATGGTTATGGAAGATGGCAAGCAATTGTTGATGACAAGGACTTGAGAATACAAGAAGTGATTTGTCAGGAGTTGAACCTTCCATTTATAAATACACCTGCCCCAGGAGCTACTCAAGTGCAGAATGCTATGGGGACTTCTCAGGCCCAGGCCTCTGCCTCTGGAGTTCCCCCGCTTCAAGTTTCCAACCCGGGAATTTCTCAGTCAACAAATGGTGTGAACTCAGAACATGCTGAAGCACCTGGAAATGAGGCAAAAGGGACTACTGCTGGGAGCGAAGCTACTCCTGATATTGCGCATGGAGCTACTGATACTACATCCCGGTCACAACTTTTCCAAGACCAGTCCATGCTGTACCATTTCCGGGAGATGCAGAGAAGACAAGTTGAATTTATCAAGAAAAGGGTTCTGCTTCTAGAAAAAGGTCTCAACGCAGAGCTGCAGAGAGCTTATTAT GCTGATGAGAAACCAAACGGAGTTCCAAACGAAGAGACACCACGCAAGGTCAAAGAAACAGAAACTCCTTGTTCCGAGGCATTTGATACCAAAATGATTGATCCATTGCCAGAAGTTGAAATAATAT CTTCTACAGAAATCTCGGAATGTGCTTGTGACACTACACAGGAGCGCTTGGCCATGGCTAGGCTCTTCAATGAG ATGACCATGATATTGAAAGATAACGTGCTCGATTCGGGTGAAGCAAGTTCTGAGTCGAGGAAAAAGCTCAAAGAAATGAGCGAAGAAATAACCCAAATACTGAGAGTAGTAGATGGTAGCCAGGCGATGGACGTCGATCAAAGTAATGCTGGTGCTGATGCCGAAGCAGTAGAATCAATTGGTAATGGAAATGCTGGTGCTGATGCCGAAGCAGTAGAATCAATTGGTAATGGATCTGACCATGTAGAAACGGAGGAGAAATCGAACCCTCAGGCTACTCACTGA
- the LOC121750269 gene encoding Golgi SNAP receptor complex member 1-1-like — MDPPASWDSLRKQARKLETQLDEQMHLYRKLVSTKVESCNDNDLESGIDHLLKQLQQVNVQMQAWVSSGGSEIFSHTLIRHQEILQDLTQEFKRLHSSHRAKKEHASLLEDFREFDRSRLDLEEGGGSYDQAHLKERASLHRNSSQVDSVISQAQETLKSLVFQRSTFGGINSKLSNVGSRLPTVNNILSSIKKKKSMDTIILSLVASVCTFLILIYWWTK; from the exons ATGGATCCTCCCGCCTCTTGGGACTCCTTGCGCAAACAG GCGAGGAAACTTGAAACTCAGCTGGATGAACAGATGCACTTGTATCGCAAGTTAGTCTCAACAAAAGTTGAATCATGTAACGATAATGATTTGGAGTCTGGAATCGATCATCTCCTGAAACAGCTTCAGCAAGTTAATGTCCAAATGCAAGCGTGGGTTTCATCTGGTGGATCAGAGATCTTTTCTCATACATTGATACGACATCAGGAAATCCTTCAGGATCTTACTCAG GAGTTCAAGCGACTTCATTCCAGTCATAGAGCTAAAAAAGAGCATGCATCACTGCTTGAGGATTTTAGGGAGTTTGACCGTTCAAGATTAGACCTCGAAGAAGGTGGTGGTTCTTATGATCAAGCTCATCTCAAGGAACGTGCTTCTCTCCATAGAAATTCCAGCCAG GTGGACTCTGTGATATCTCAAGCTCAAGAAACATTGAAGTCCCTAGTCTTCCAGCGCTCCACATTTGGGGGCATTAATTCGAAGCTTAGTAATGTGGGAAGCCGTCTTCCAACG GTGAATAACATTCTCTCATCAATTAAGAAGAAAAAGTCCATGGACACCATCATACTCTCCCTAGTTGCATCTGTGTGCacgtttttaattttaatttactggTGGACAAAGTAA
- the LOC121752423 gene encoding aspartate aminotransferase, chloroplastic-like, translating into MASSLLSFASASPLALLDPLKVNPRVGGSNQATFLGKNFIKTKSFTRTSMAVAVDVSKFNEVTMAPPDPILGVSEAFRADTHEMKLNLGVGAYRTEDLQPYVLDVVKKAENLMLERGENKEYLPIEGLAAFNKATAELLFGAESTVLQQQRVATVQGLSGTGSLRLAAVLIERYFPGAKVLISAPTWGNHKNIFNDAGVPWSEYRYYDPKTVGLDFDGMISDIKAAPAGSFVLVHGCAHNPTGIDPTPEQWEVIADVIQEKKHIPFFDVAYQGFASGSLDEDASSVRLFADRGMELLVAQSYSKNLGLYSERIGAINVVCSSSEVAQRVKSQLKRIARPMYSNPPIHGARIVANVVGTPDLFNEWKEEMASMAGRIKSVRKKLYDSITSKEKTSKDWSFILKQIGMFSFTGLNKAQSENMTSKWHVYMTKDGRISLAGLSAAKCDYLADAIIDSYHNVS; encoded by the exons ATGGCTTCGTCTCTTCTCTCGTTCGCTTCAGCTTCTCCGCTTGCTTTGCTAGATCCGCTCAAG GTAAATCCAAGGGTTGGAGGTTCCAATCAGGCAACGTTTTTGGGGAAGAATTTTATCAAGACGAAG TCTTTCACTAGGACAAGCATGGCCGTTGCTGTTGATGTTTCCAAGTTCAATGAAGTAACAATGGCTCCTCCAGATCCCATTCTTGGAGTTTCTGAAGCGTTCAGAGCAGATACTCATGAAATGAAGCTTAACCTGGGCGTTGGTGCCTATCGGACTGAAGATCTACAGCCGTATGTGCTCGATGTTGTGAAGAAA GCAGAAAATCTTATGCTGGAAAGGGGAGAGAACAAAGAG TATCTACCAATCGAAGGTTTGGCTGCATTCAACAAGGCTACGGCTGAACTATTATTTGGAGCAGAAAGCACAGTTCTTCAGCAACAAAGA GTTGCCACTGTCCAGGGTCTTTCAGGAACTGGCTCTCTGCGGCTTGCTGCAGTGCTCATAGAGAGATATTTTCCTGGCGCTAAAGTTCTGATATCAGCTCCAACCTGGG GGAATCACAAGAACATTTTCAACGATGCTGGAGTTCCATGGTCTGAGTATCGCTATTATGATCCTAAAACCGTTGGTTTGGATTTTGATGGGATGATATCTGACATAAAG GCAGCTCCAGCAGGATCCTTTGTTTTAGTTCATGGCTGTGCACACAACCCAACTGGCATTGACCCCACTCCAGAGCAGTGGGAAGTAATAGCTGACGTCATTCAGGAAAAAAAACATATTCCATTCTTTGATGTTGCCTACCAG GGTTTTGCAAGTGGGAGTCTTGATGAAGATGCATCATCAGTGAGATTATTTGCCGACCGTGGAATGGAGCTTCTTGTGGCTCAGTCTTACAGTAAAAATTTGGGTCTGTATTCAGAAAGGATTGGAGCAATTAATGTTGTCTGCTCATCATCTGAAGTAGCACAAAG GGTAAAAAGCCAGTTAAAAAGGATCGCGCGACCAATGTACTCAAATCCTCCCATACATGGAGCCAGGATTGTTGCTAATGTTGTGGGGACCCCAGATCTCTTTAACGAATGGAAAGAGGAGATGGCATCAATGGCCGGAAGGATAAAGAGCGTGCGTAAGAAACTATACGATAGCATCACTTCGAAGGAAAAAACTTCGAAGGACTGGTCCTTCATTCTCAAACAGATCGGCATGTTCTCATTTACAGGCTTGAACAAAGCTCAG AGTGAAAACATGACCAGCAAGTGGCACGTATACATGACCAAGGACGGAAGGATATCCTTAGCCGGATTGTCTGCCGCCAAGTGCGACTACCTTGCCGATGCCATTATTGATTCATACCATAATGTCAGCTGA
- the LOC121751768 gene encoding beta-D-glucosyl crocetin beta-1,6-glucosyltransferase-like, producing the protein MNSSTKTQSLRILMFPWLGYGHITPYLELAKKLTTKGFFIYLCSTEATLSSIRTKIPPNLSNSIQTVSLPLEVSQDLPAESHTTNGLPPHLMVKLKEVFDNSAQSFSSILKQLKPDLLIFDFLQPWAPPLAEALNIPSVIFITSSSVMTSFMFHHFNHPEADFPYENIRFREYESRLMDELLANARDPKEREKGSAGVNMSREVVLIKGSREIEGRYIKYASGLTGKRFVPVGPLVQEPDDDQKSSSSELLSWLDQKEAKSTVFVSFGSEYFLSKEDMDGIAHGLLQSKANFIWVVRFPETEVVLEEKLPEGFLDKVGERGKMVQGWAPQTSILVHPNVGGFVSHCGWNSVMESFKFGVPIVAVPMHLDQPINARLVEEVGAGEEVLRDGDGRLNAEAVAAVINRVVVEDGVRAKVDEVKARLALMGDEEIDEVARELMSICSKLRS; encoded by the coding sequence atGAATTCTTCCACCAAAACCCAAAGCCTTCGGATTTTGATGTTCCCATGGTTAGGGTATGGCCACATCACACCCTACTTAGAGCTTGCCAAAAAACTCACCACAAAAGGCTTCTTCATCTACTTGTGCTCCACTGAAGCCACCCTCTCTTCCATCCGAACCAAAATCCCTCCAAACTTGTCAAACTCCATTCAAACAGTGTCCCTTCCATTGGAGGTTTCACAAGATCTCCCTGCAGAGTCCCACACCACTAATGGCCTCCCACCCCACCTCATGGTTAAACTCAAGGAGGTCTTCGACAACTCTGCCCAAAGCTTCTCATCCATTCTAAAACAACTCAAGCCCGACCTTCTCATCTTCGACTTCCTCCAGCCGTGGGCCCCACCGCTGGCCGAGGCCCTGAACATCCCATCCGTCATATTCATCACCAGCAGCTCCGTCATGACCAGCTTCATGTTCCACCACTTCAACCACCCGGAAGCCGACTTCCCTTACGAGAACATCAGGTTTCGTGAATACGAGTCTCGTCTCATGGACGAGCTGCTGGCCAACGCCCGGGACCCTAAAGAGAGGGAGAAGGGCTCTGCGGGAGTCAACATGTCTCGCGAGGTCGTCCTCATCAAGGGGTCTCGAGAGATCGAAGGGAGATACATCAAGTATGCGTCTGGTTTGACCGGGAAGAGGTTTGTCCCGGTTGGCCCTCTTGTTCAGGAGCCTGATGATGATCAGAAGTCCTCATCATCAGAGTTGTTGTCTTGGCTGGATCAGAAAGAGGCGAAATCGACTGTTTTCGTCTCGTTTGGGAGCGAGTACTTCCTTAGCAAGGAGGACATGGATGGGATTGCTCATGGTTTGCTACAATCCAAAGCTAACTTCATCTGGGTGGTCAGGTTTCCGGAAACTGAGGTGGTTCTCGAAGAGAAGCTTCCGGAAGGGTTTCTTGACAAGGTTGGGGAAAGGGGGAAGATGGTGCAGGGCTGGGCCCCACAGACAAGCATCCTGGTGCATCCAAATGTGGGAGGCTTTGTGAGCCACTGTGGTTGGAACTCTGTGATGGAGAGCTTCAAGTTTGGGGTTCCTATCGTCGCGGTGCCAATGCATCTGGACCAGCCCATCAACGCTAGGCTGGTCGAAGAGGTTGGTGCGGGGGAGGAGGTGCTGAGGGACGGAGACGGGAGGCTGAATGCTGAGGCAGTTGCTGCGGTGATCAATCGTGTCGTGGTGGAAGATGGTGTGAGGGCGAAGGTGGATGAGGTTAAGGCGAGGCTCGCGTTGATGGGCGATGAGGAGATCGATGAAGTTGCTCGAGAACTCATGAGCATTTGCAGCAAGCTAAGGAGTTGA
- the LOC121751769 gene encoding endoglucanase 16 gives MKLVGSIFHVISWLVVFGCLSASLRADLDYRGALTKSIIFLEAQRSGKLPATNRVPWRGDSALDDGKLDNVDLAGGYYDAGDNVKFGLPMAFTVTTLAWAGIHYRVELQAAGEMANVRAAIRWGTDYLLKASAQKNKLYVQVGDPNKDHACWANPENMETPRTVLKVDPSNPGTEIAAETAAALAASSIVFKDLDRAYAGVLTTRAKALYDFAKTYKGSFNGECPFYCSHSGPNDELLWGAAWLYYATKMPVYLDYVKGEAKSAQVSEFSWDLKYAGAQILLSQFYMEGDKDLKKYKEEADGFVCSNIPESPNHQVFITPGGMINLRDGANSQYVTGAAFLFSVYSDLLAKSKDKVYCGGTQIEPDKLAAFAKKQMDYLLGRNPENRSYMVGFGKNPPTQAHHRGASIPKLPKGEKVVCWSSFGKYLHPDKPNPNELTGAILGGPNKNDKFEDKRDKSSFTEPCTYINSLAVGALAKLAKPHAKV, from the exons ATGAAGTTAGTTGGGAGTATATTCCATGTAATATCATGGCTGGTGGTCTTTGGCTGTCTCTCCGCCTCCTTAAGAGCCGATTTGGACTATCGTGGTGCCCTCACGAAGTCGATCATCTTCTTGGAGGCACAGCGATCGGGGAAGCTCCCCGCAACCAACCGAGTCCCGTGGAGGGGAGATTCTGCCCTCGACGATGGCAAACTCGATAAT GTTGACCTAGCAGGAGGCTACTATGACGCGGGTGACAACGTCAAGTTCGGCCTCCCGATGGCCTTCACAGTGACAACCCTGGCCTGGGCGGGCATACACTACCGCGTGGAGCTCCAAGCGGCCGGGGAGATGGCCAATGTCCGGGCGGCCATCCGATGGGGGACGGACTACCTCCTCAAGGCGAGCGCCCAGAAGAACAAACTCTACGTGCAGGTCGGGGATCCCAACAAGGACCACGCCTGCTGGGCCAACCCCGAGAACATGGAAACCCCCCGGACGGTCCTCAAGGTCGACCCGTCCAACCCGGGCACGGAGATCGCGGCCGAGACCGCCGCGGCCCTAGCCGCCTCCTCCATCGTATTCAAAGACCTCGACCGGGCCTACGCGGGCGTCCTCACCACCAGAGCCAAAGCA CTATATGATTTTGCAAAGACTTATAAAGGAAGCTTCAATGGAGAATGCCCTTTCTACTGCTCTCACTCTGGCCCTAAT GATGAGCTGCTGTGGGGGGCGGCGTGGCTATACTACGCAACCAAAATGCCGGTATACCTTGATTATGTAAAAGGAGAGGCAAAGAGCGCCCAAGTCTCGGAATTCAGCTGGGATCTCAAATACGCTGGAGCACAGATCCTTCTCTCTCAA TTCTACATGGAGGGGGACAAGGATTTGAAGAAATACAAAGAGGAGGCTGATGGCTTTGTCTGCTCAAATATACCAGAAAGCCCTAATCACCAAGTTTTCATCACACCAG GGGGGATGATTAATTTGAGAGACGGGGCGAATTCACAATATGTGACCGGCGCCGCCTTCCTCTTTAGCGTCTACAGCGACCTTCTCGCCAAGAGCAAGGATAAGGTCTACTGCGGCGGCACGCAGATCGAGCCCGACAAACTCGCCGCCTTCGCCAAGAAACAG ATGGACTATCTACTTGGCCGGAATCCTGAAAATAGGTCTTACATGGTTGGATTCGGGAAGAATCCACCAACACAAGCTCATCACAGGGGTGCATCCATCCCGAAGCTGCCCAAGGGCGAGAAGGTCGTTTGTTGGTCAAGCTTCGGGAAGTATTTGCACCCGGATAAACCAAACCCTAACGAGCTCACTGGGGCCATTCTTGGTGGGCCCAACAAGAACGACAAATTCGAGGACAAGCGGGATAAATCCTCGTTTACTGAGCCATGCACCTACATCAACTCATTGGCGGTTGGTGCGTTAGCCAAGCTTGCTAAACCTCATGCCAAAGTTTAA